A single Arcobacter sp. FWKO B DNA region contains:
- the topA gene encoding type I DNA topoisomerase has protein sequence MQNLVIVESPAKAKTISKFLGNDYKVLASMGHVRDLPKTTLGFDPNDNFKPQYQISADKKKVISELKKNIAKDTTIYLASDEDREGEAISWHLIDALKIQKNPLKRIVFHEITKDAIMHAMENPREVDQNLVDAQQARRILDRAVGYKLSPLLWKKIRKGLSAGRVQSVAVRIIVDREREIRAFVPSEFWKIKANFIDPTLGAELAKINGKAVKIPNETEAKKIEKSLLNGTFLLKDIEEKDSTRTPSAPFTTSTLQQEASRKLGFSVAQTMMVAQQLYEGNVDKQIPHHTGGLITYMRTDSVNLSTVATSMAKEVIISEYGNEYALKSPRIYKSSAKGAQEAHEAIRPVDLKLKPSMIKPYVDAKQFRLYELIWKRTIATQMANAKIANTTYIIEAGEDKECELQSKGQRIIFAGFMKAYTEGSDDPEAALDSTEKILPSIKKGTTLSKESILLEQNFTKPPARYTEASLVKKLESEGIGRPSTYAPTISTIQTREYVIKTEDKKLAPTDIGEVVNDFLVEHFPQIVDLGFTAKAEEEFDAIAEGKIPWTDVMREFYTKFVANIEDKEKTAERVSTPARVIGTDPKTGKEVLAKVGRFGPYVQIGEATEEEKPKFVSIPKGKSVDTITLEEALGLFALPRVVGNDADGNEIIANIGRFGPYLQVNKKFISIKKDDPYTIELDRALEVISEEANKKQNEPIKEFTKEGISILDGRYGPYIKKGKKNYKIPKTKEPKELTLEEVLEIIAKTDKK, from the coding sequence GTGCAAAATTTAGTTATCGTGGAATCTCCAGCAAAAGCAAAAACAATATCAAAATTCTTAGGAAATGATTATAAAGTCCTAGCCTCCATGGGACATGTAAGGGATTTACCAAAGACTACTTTAGGATTTGATCCTAATGATAACTTTAAACCACAATACCAAATAAGTGCCGATAAGAAAAAAGTCATAAGTGAACTTAAAAAAAATATTGCAAAAGATACTACTATTTATCTAGCTTCAGATGAGGATAGAGAAGGAGAAGCTATTTCATGGCATTTAATAGATGCACTTAAAATACAAAAAAATCCTCTAAAAAGAATAGTTTTTCACGAAATCACAAAAGATGCTATTATGCATGCTATGGAAAATCCTAGAGAAGTTGATCAAAACCTAGTAGACGCCCAACAAGCAAGAAGAATACTTGATAGGGCAGTGGGATATAAGCTCTCTCCACTTCTTTGGAAGAAAATCAGAAAAGGGCTTAGTGCTGGGCGTGTTCAAAGTGTAGCTGTTAGAATAATAGTAGATAGAGAAAGAGAGATTAGAGCATTTGTACCTAGTGAATTTTGGAAAATAAAAGCAAATTTCATAGACCCTACCTTGGGTGCAGAGTTAGCCAAAATAAATGGTAAAGCTGTAAAAATCCCAAATGAAACTGAAGCTAAAAAAATAGAAAAATCTTTACTAAATGGAACATTTTTACTAAAAGATATAGAAGAAAAAGATAGTACAAGAACTCCAAGTGCTCCATTTACCACTTCAACACTACAACAAGAAGCAAGTAGAAAGTTAGGATTTAGTGTAGCTCAAACTATGATGGTAGCTCAACAACTATATGAGGGAAATGTAGATAAACAAATACCGCACCATACTGGTGGTTTGATTACATATATGAGAACAGACTCTGTAAATCTATCTACTGTTGCAACTTCTATGGCAAAAGAGGTAATCATATCTGAATATGGCAATGAATATGCACTAAAATCTCCTAGAATTTATAAATCTAGTGCAAAAGGGGCTCAAGAAGCTCATGAAGCTATAAGACCTGTTGACTTGAAACTAAAACCATCAATGATAAAGCCATATGTAGATGCAAAACAATTTAGACTTTATGAACTTATTTGGAAAAGAACGATAGCTACTCAAATGGCAAATGCAAAAATAGCAAACACTACTTATATAATAGAAGCTGGCGAAGATAAAGAGTGTGAACTTCAATCAAAAGGGCAAAGAATTATATTTGCTGGATTTATGAAAGCTTATACAGAAGGGAGTGATGACCCTGAAGCAGCACTTGATAGCACAGAAAAAATCCTTCCTAGCATAAAAAAAGGAACTACCCTATCAAAAGAGTCTATATTGTTAGAGCAAAATTTCACAAAACCACCTGCAAGATATACAGAAGCTAGTTTGGTAAAAAAACTAGAAAGTGAAGGAATAGGGCGACCATCAACTTATGCACCAACAATTTCAACTATCCAAACAAGAGAATATGTAATCAAAACTGAAGACAAAAAACTAGCTCCAACAGATATTGGTGAGGTTGTAAATGACTTTTTGGTTGAGCATTTCCCACAAATTGTAGATCTTGGTTTTACTGCAAAAGCTGAAGAAGAATTTGATGCTATTGCAGAGGGTAAAATCCCTTGGACTGATGTTATGAGAGAGTTTTATACAAAATTTGTAGCCAATATTGAAGATAAGGAAAAAACAGCTGAACGGGTAAGTACGCCTGCTAGAGTTATTGGGACTGACCCAAAGACTGGTAAAGAGGTTCTTGCAAAAGTAGGGCGTTTTGGACCTTATGTGCAAATAGGTGAAGCAACAGAAGAAGAAAAACCAAAATTTGTTTCTATTCCTAAAGGCAAAAGTGTAGATACTATTACACTTGAAGAGGCATTAGGACTTTTTGCACTGCCAAGAGTTGTAGGAAATGATGCTGATGGCAATGAAATCATAGCAAATATAGGAAGATTTGGACCTTATTTACAAGTAAATAAAAAGTTCATCTCTATCAAAAAAGATGACCCATACACAATAGAGCTAGATAGAGCTTTGGAAGTAATAAGCGAAGAAGCTAATAAAAAACAAAATGAACCTATAAAAGAGTTCACAAAAGAGGGTATTTCTATACTTGATGGAAGATACGGACCATATATCAAAAAAGGGAAGAAGAACTATAAAATCCCAAAAACAAAAGAGCCTAAAGAACTAACTTTGGAAGAAGTTTTAGAAATCATAGCAAAAACAGATAAGAAGTAG
- a CDS encoding class I SAM-dependent methyltransferase, producing MKKFTNETMQEIFEYLQNSLINQNPDFIISFEVLNPDIITSAYAGEKTIIDDQEYLYRGYKSWTDLAELLFCKMLTPTINSKNSVIIRFQKLDISDSFHKSTLAQKEKYGINSEFFSINKNEEPAFLAHYLKALKNVDISSKKRILNLGINSGDEFEVIKNLTVTNDKEFVGIDFCPSAIETARDRFKEENFTFYNHDINELDSLNLGKFDLIITIGTLQSSGLNFKVIFMSLIQNYLETDGAIILGFPNCRWMGKEMIYGAKAPNYSFSEMTLLYKDVYFCKKYLQQKKFRVTLTGKNYVFLTATSIRK from the coding sequence ATGAAAAAGTTTACAAATGAAACAATGCAAGAGATTTTTGAGTATTTACAAAACTCTTTAATCAACCAAAACCCAGATTTTATAATAAGTTTTGAAGTCTTAAATCCTGATATTATCACAAGTGCATATGCAGGTGAAAAAACAATAATTGATGACCAAGAGTATCTTTATCGGGGATATAAAAGTTGGACTGATTTGGCTGAACTCCTCTTTTGCAAAATGTTAACTCCTACTATAAATTCAAAGAATTCCGTAATCATAAGGTTTCAAAAACTTGATATTAGTGACTCATTTCACAAAAGTACATTAGCTCAAAAAGAAAAATATGGTATAAATTCAGAGTTTTTTTCCATAAATAAAAATGAAGAACCAGCTTTTTTGGCTCATTATCTAAAAGCTTTGAAAAATGTTGATATATCTTCTAAAAAAAGGATTTTGAACCTTGGAATAAATAGCGGTGATGAGTTTGAAGTGATAAAAAACCTTACTGTTACAAATGATAAAGAATTTGTAGGAATTGATTTTTGTCCATCAGCTATAGAGACCGCAAGAGATAGATTTAAAGAAGAAAACTTCACCTTTTACAATCACGATATAAATGAGCTAGATAGCTTAAATCTTGGGAAATTTGACCTTATCATAACCATAGGAACTTTGCAAAGTAGTGGGTTGAATTTCAAAGTTATTTTTATGTCTTTGATACAAAATTATCTTGAAACTGATGGTGCTATAATACTTGGATTTCCAAATTGTAGATGGATGGGGAAAGAGATGATTTATGGAGCAAAAGCCCCAAATTATAGCTTTAGTGAAATGACACTACTATACAAAGATGTCTATTTTTGTAAAAAATATTTACAACAAAAAAAATTTAGAGTGACCCTCACTGGTAAAAATTATGTTTTCCTTACTGCCACTTCTATAAGAAAGTAG
- a CDS encoding metallophosphoesterase family protein — protein MNTKIAIISDSHGKREYLKLVLDQLKKQGIQYLLHAGDICKGDDLELLHNMQVPYTCVFGNNDGHLISLSDHYNIKQEPSYFKIEDTTFKMMHLPFYMSPDSDVVVSGHTHIFEHSFNGKTLYINPGEICAREKPRIEFVILEISQRNYKIEYNYFDIPAMLLHKEEFIYER, from the coding sequence ATGAATACAAAAATAGCAATAATTTCTGATAGCCACGGCAAAAGGGAATATTTAAAACTAGTACTAGACCAACTCAAAAAGCAAGGTATCCAGTATCTTTTGCATGCTGGAGATATCTGCAAAGGTGATGACTTGGAGTTACTGCATAACATGCAAGTCCCTTACACTTGTGTATTTGGAAATAATGATGGTCACTTGATAAGCTTAAGTGACCATTACAATATCAAACAAGAACCAAGTTATTTTAAGATAGAAGATACCACATTTAAGATGATGCATTTGCCTTTTTATATGAGTCCTGATAGTGATGTGGTTGTATCTGGGCATACTCATATTTTTGAGCATAGTTTCAATGGCAAAACTCTTTATATAAATCCAGGGGAAATTTGTGCTAGAGAAAAACCAAGAATTGAGTTTGTAATACTTGAGATATCTCAAAGAAACTACAAAATAGAATATAATTATTTCGACATTCCCGCAATGCTTTTACACAAAGAGGAATTTATATATGAAAGATAA
- a CDS encoding biotin synthase: protein MKDKIFLCAISNIESGTCGEDCKFCTQSVKYKANIERFKQKEISTILEEAKRARANKAIGFCLVTAGKGLDDKRLDFVSRAAYEVKKLELGLKIIACNGTATKEQLLELKKSGVDNYNHNLETSREFYKEICTTHTWDERYETCENVKSVGLSLVCGGIYGLGESREDRISMLKSIASLEPMNVPINFFHPNEALPLVSNPISKAEAFELIALTRKLVPNAHKIMVAGGRELMFGDDEYKIFEYGANSFVIGDYLTTKGKSPLQDIQNLEKLGFSISEECGNNKKN from the coding sequence ATGAAAGATAAGATATTTTTATGTGCTATATCAAACATAGAAAGTGGTACATGTGGCGAAGATTGTAAGTTTTGTACACAAAGTGTCAAATACAAGGCAAATATAGAGAGATTCAAACAAAAAGAAATCTCTACTATACTAGAAGAAGCAAAAAGGGCAAGGGCAAATAAAGCCATAGGATTTTGTCTAGTAACAGCTGGAAAAGGGCTTGATGATAAAAGACTTGATTTTGTATCTCGTGCAGCTTATGAAGTCAAAAAGCTTGAACTTGGTCTGAAAATCATAGCATGTAATGGTACAGCTACAAAAGAGCAATTATTAGAGCTAAAAAAATCTGGTGTGGATAACTACAACCACAATCTTGAGACTTCAAGAGAGTTTTATAAAGAGATATGTACCACTCACACTTGGGATGAGAGATATGAAACTTGTGAAAATGTAAAATCAGTAGGACTTAGCTTGGTATGTGGTGGAATTTATGGATTAGGGGAGAGTAGGGAAGATAGAATATCTATGCTTAAATCGATTGCATCCCTTGAACCTATGAATGTACCTATAAACTTCTTCCATCCAAATGAAGCATTGCCACTTGTAAGCAACCCAATATCTAAAGCGGAAGCCTTTGAGCTAATTGCTCTTACAAGGAAGCTAGTACCAAATGCTCATAAAATAATGGTTGCAGGAGGAAGGGAGCTTATGTTTGGTGATGATGAATATAAGATATTTGAATATGGTGCAAACTCTTTTGTAATAGGGGATTACCTCACAACAAAAGGGAAAAGCCCTCTACAAGATATCCAAAATCTTGAAAAATTAGGGTTTAGCATATCAGAAGAATGTGGTAACAATAAGAAGAATTAG
- a CDS encoding AMIN domain-containing protein — translation MKKIFLLLVMITFVWARENPFVATEAFEEEKNRLLERFAQEQEPKPEVDILGDVKNVYVDESIQQTNNIIVENKPLPPKVEPKIEPIVKVVEPKIQKPQPKPTPKQEPTIVQTEPTVVAEPEPKSQTIALVKPTPEVKKPVENIKPKDEAKYIKTGLKFVTVKYYDNRIEISSPYKVFKKLNLEEEKKVVFDFRADVNFFTKRLDLNHKYFKQIAIGNHKSEGYFRVVVELKEPINKFDATYTDTKVVVKYK, via the coding sequence GTGAAAAAAATATTTTTATTGTTGGTAATGATTACATTTGTTTGGGCTAGAGAGAATCCATTTGTGGCTACTGAAGCTTTTGAAGAAGAAAAGAATAGACTTCTTGAAAGATTTGCTCAAGAGCAAGAACCAAAGCCAGAAGTTGACATCTTAGGCGATGTCAAAAATGTGTATGTGGATGAATCTATACAACAAACAAATAACATAATAGTAGAAAACAAACCTCTACCTCCAAAAGTAGAACCAAAGATTGAGCCTATTGTAAAAGTAGTTGAACCTAAAATACAAAAACCACAACCAAAACCTACTCCAAAACAAGAACCAACTATTGTTCAGACAGAACCTACTGTAGTGGCTGAGCCTGAGCCAAAATCACAGACTATAGCATTGGTAAAACCTACTCCAGAAGTCAAAAAACCAGTAGAAAATATAAAACCCAAAGATGAAGCAAAATATATAAAAACTGGGCTTAAATTTGTAACGGTTAAATACTATGATAATAGAATAGAAATCAGTTCGCCATATAAAGTATTTAAGAAGTTGAATTTAGAAGAAGAGAAAAAGGTAGTATTTGATTTTCGTGCTGATGTAAATTTCTTTACCAAAAGATTGGACTTAAATCACAAATATTTCAAACAAATAGCCATTGGTAACCACAAAAGTGAAGGTTACTTTAGAGTAGTTGTGGAGCTTAAAGAGCCGATAAATAAGTTTGATGCTACATATACTGATACTAAAGTAGTGGTGAAGTATAAATAA
- a CDS encoding septum formation initiator yields the protein MATIFLARHIADIFFGDNSLGVYSTLKSKEEYLQNEIRRLQADNARLQKEYFELKNLEPKE from the coding sequence ATGGCTACTATATTTTTAGCAAGACATATTGCAGATATATTTTTTGGGGATAATTCTTTGGGGGTCTATAGTACACTAAAATCTAAAGAAGAGTATCTCCAAAATGAAATCAGAAGGTTACAAGCTGATAATGCAAGGTTACAAAAAGAGTACTTTGAACTGAAAAATTTGGAGCCAAAAGAGTGA
- the eno gene encoding phosphopyruvate hydratase, producing MIYIDNVYANEVLDSRGNPTVRATVVLSDGSVGSAIVPSGASTGKREALELRDGDNRYLGKGVLKAVENVNTKIADELIGMSPFNQSIIDGTMKELDGTSNYGSLGANAVLGVSMAVARAAAASLKTPLYRYLGGANGMTMPVPMFNIINGGEHANNSVDFQEYMIMPVGFDDFSEGLRAVAEIYHTLKKIIDSMGESTAVGDEGGFAPNLKNNEEPISVIMQAIEKAGYKAGTQIAIALDVAASELINDAGKYVLKSENKELTSAELVDYYANLCAKYPIVSIEDGLSEDDWDGWKILTEKLGSKVQLVGDDLFVTNVSILAEGISKGIANSILIKPNQIGSVSETMQTVRLAQRSGYTCVMSHRSGESEDSFIADFAVALNTGQIKTGATSRGERNAKYNRLLEIRSELGVSEFLGKNLFK from the coding sequence ATGATATATATAGACAATGTTTATGCAAATGAAGTGTTAGATAGTAGAGGTAATCCTACGGTTAGAGCAACTGTAGTATTAAGTGATGGTAGTGTTGGAAGTGCTATAGTTCCAAGTGGTGCTAGTACTGGTAAGAGAGAAGCTTTGGAGCTAAGAGATGGTGATAATAGATACCTTGGTAAAGGTGTTTTGAAAGCTGTTGAAAATGTAAATACAAAAATTGCTGATGAGCTAATAGGTATGAGTCCTTTTAATCAATCTATCATAGATGGTACTATGAAAGAACTAGATGGTACAAGTAATTATGGTTCACTTGGTGCAAATGCGGTTCTTGGTGTATCTATGGCGGTTGCTCGAGCAGCAGCAGCAAGTCTAAAAACTCCACTTTATAGATATCTTGGTGGGGCAAATGGTATGACTATGCCTGTACCTATGTTTAATATCATAAACGGTGGAGAACACGCAAATAACTCTGTAGATTTTCAAGAATATATGATTATGCCAGTTGGCTTTGATGACTTTAGTGAAGGGCTTCGTGCAGTTGCTGAAATTTATCATACTTTGAAAAAAATTATAGATTCTATGGGTGAAAGTACTGCTGTTGGCGATGAGGGTGGATTTGCTCCAAATCTAAAAAACAACGAAGAGCCAATATCTGTAATAATGCAAGCTATCGAAAAAGCAGGATATAAAGCTGGAACTCAAATAGCAATCGCTCTTGATGTAGCCGCAAGTGAGCTTATCAATGACGCTGGAAAATATGTATTAAAATCAGAAAACAAAGAGCTTACAAGTGCTGAACTTGTTGACTATTATGCAAATCTTTGTGCTAAGTATCCAATAGTTTCTATTGAAGATGGCTTGAGTGAAGATGATTGGGATGGATGGAAAATACTTACAGAAAAACTTGGAAGTAAAGTACAGCTTGTGGGTGATGACTTGTTTGTAACTAATGTTTCTATTTTGGCTGAGGGTATCAGCAAAGGTATTGCAAATTCAATCCTTATCAAACCAAATCAAATCGGAAGTGTAAGTGAAACTATGCAAACAGTAAGACTTGCTCAAAGAAGTGGTTACACTTGTGTAATGAGTCATAGAAGTGGTGAGAGTGAAGATAGCTTTATCGCTGATTTTGCAGTGGCACTTAATACTGGGCAAATCAAAACAGGAGCTACAAGCAGAGGTGAGAGAAATGCTAAGTATAATAGACTTCTAGAAATAAGAAGTGAACTTGGTGTTAGTGAGTTTTTAGGTAAAAATTTGTTTAAATAA